A DNA window from Canis lupus dingo isolate Sandy chromosome 2, ASM325472v2, whole genome shotgun sequence contains the following coding sequences:
- the AK6 gene encoding adenylate kinase isoenzyme 6 — protein MLLPNILLTGTPGVGKTTLGKELASRSGLKYINVGDLAQEGQLYDGYDEEYDCPILDEDRVVDELENQMSEGGVIVDYHGCDFFPERWFHIVFVLQADNSVLYKRLETRGYNEKKLKDNIQCEIFQVLYEEALASYKEEIVHQLPSNKPEDLEDNINQILKWIEQWVKDHSS, from the exons ATGTTGCTCCCGAACATCCTGCTCACCG GTACCCCGGGGGTTGGAAAAACCACACTAGGCAAAGAACTTGCATCGAGATCAGGATTGAAATACATTAATGTGGGTGATTTAGCTCAAGAAG GGCAATTATATGATGGCTACGATGAAGAGTATGATTGCCCCATTTTAGATGAAGACAGA GTAGTTGATGAATTAGAAAACCAAATGAGTGAAGGTGGAGTTATTGTTGATTACCATGGTTGTGATTTCTTCCCTGAACGCTGGTTCCATATAGTTTTTGTGCTGCAAGCAGATAACAGTGTACTGTACAAAAGACTAGAAACAag GGGTTATAATGagaagaaactaaaagacaatatTCAGTGTGAAATTTTTCAAGTTCTTTATGAGGAAGCATTAGCATCCTACAAAGAAGAAATAGTACATCAGCTGCCCAGTAATAAACCAGAAGATCTAGAAGATAACATCAATCAGATACTGAAGTGGATTGAGCAGTGGGTGAAGGATCATAGCTCCTGA
- the TAF9 gene encoding transcription initiation factor TFIID subunit 9, with the protein MESGKMASPKSMPKDAQMMAQILKDMGITEYEPRVINQMLEFAFRYVTTILDDAKIYSSHAKKATVDADDVRLAIQCRADQSFTSPPPRDFLLDIARQRNQTPLPLIKPYSGPRLPPDRYCLTAPNYRLKSLQKKASTSAGRITVPRLSVGSVTSRPSTPTLGTPTPQTMSVSTKVGTPMSLTGQRFTVQMPTSQSPTVKASIPATSAVQNVLINPSLIGSKNILITTNMVSSQNTSNESSNALKRKREDDDDDDDDDDDDYDNL; encoded by the coding sequence ATGGAGTCTGGCAAGATGGCTTCTCCCAAGAGCATGCCGAAAGATGCACAGATGATGGCACAAATCCTGAAGGATATGGGGATTACAGAATATGAACCAAGAGTTATAAATCAGATGTTGGAGTTTGCGTTCCGATATGTGACCACAATCCTAGATGATGCAAAAATTTATTCAAGCCATGCTAAGAAGGCTACTGTTGATGCAGACGATGTGCGGCTTGCCATTCAGTGTCGTGCTGATCAGTCTTTTACCTCTCCTCCCCCAAGAGATTTTTTATTGGATATTGCAAGGCAAAGAAATCAAACTCCTTTGCCATTAATCAAGCCATATTCAGGCCCCAGGCTGCCACCTGATAGATATTGCTTGACGGCTCCAAACTATAGACTTAAGTCTTTACAAAAAAAGGCATCAACTTCTGCGGGAAGAATAACAGTTCCACGGTTAAGTGTTGGTTCTGTTACTAGCCGACCAAGTACTCCCACTCTTGGTACACCAACCCCACAAACCATGTCAGTGTCAACTAAAGTAGGGACTCCCATGTCCCTCACAGGGCAGAGGTTTACAGTACAGATGCCCACATCACAGTCCCCAACTGTAAAAGCATCAATTCCTGCCACATCCGCAGTTCAGAATGTTCTGATTAATCCATCATTAATTGGGTCCAAAAACATTCTTATCACTACAAACATGGTGTCATCACAAAATACTTCCAATGAATCATCAAATGCATTGAAAAGAAAAcgagaagatgatgatgatgacgatgatgatgacgatgatgactATGATAATTTGTAA